The sequence CCACGATAATTCGGTCCGTCTATCCGTATTTAAAATAATACCATGATGATGTGTGTGGATCTAATGTTGTATTTTTGATCGATTAAAATGGGGTCGGTTCGTCGCGGCGTCTTCATAGCTTTAACTCAGACTGGAGCGGCTGTTATTTCCTCATTCCCAAATTGAATTACTCCGTCATTCCTATTTAATCTAGGTGGCAATTTGAAAAATTTCTGTAAATGTTTTGACAGTCTCTTTTTTGTTGTAAATCGGTGTGTGAATTTTTATTTTTACTGTGTCTTTTTCTCTAATTACGACATTTCCTTTGATTAGTTCTTGTTTGTCTAATCTCATGTGAAATCTAGAATCTACTGTTCTTTCTTCAATCTCTTCAATTAACTCGTTGATTTGCTGATGAGAGAGCAGTCCTAAAAGTTTCCTTATAAAATTCTCAGCCTCTTTTTTTACAATTTTTGCATTTAACATGATGATTGGATTCTCAAAGTATCCTGTGGTTTCCTGAATTGTGAAATCTTCTTTTTTTAGATTTAGTAATTCAAACGCTTGGAATATTTTTGAAATATCCTCTGTTGCATGTACAATTACGTCAACTGTTACTTCAATTTTGTCAATCATAATTGTAAAAGAATTACTTGGGTTAATTATGCTTCAAGTAACACTGTTTCTTTATCTGCCGTTCTGATGAGTTTTACTTTCTCAAGACCTACATGTCTTACTCTGATAACTTTCTTAAATGCTGCCATGATATCCGAATTGATCTTGCTATAACAAGTTGCTTGGACAAACTGCTCGATTGTCATTTCTGGAACTGTCTTGTTAATTACATCTCTTGCAATCAATCTAAGAGCGTGTTTTCTAGATGTGTTTAATTGTCTATGGGTTAGGGCAATAACTTTGATTCTGAAGATATAACCGTCTTTTGTTTTAATATCTATGATGAAATTAATTTTTGATGAACCACGTCTAACTAAACTTCGTAAAAATTCTTTTGAATATTCAAATCTCTTGAAAATTGTTGTTGCCTTGTCACCATCAACCTTGTCAATTTGAAAATAAATTTTGTATTGGTGTTGTGATGGATCTCCTTTCAAAATATCATAGAGTGTAACTTCTAAAACTCTACCTGATGCATTTTCATCATCAGTAATTGGGACATAAGCAATTGGTACGTTGTTAAATGAATCTGGAGCATTAACAGTGATCCACCGTTTTTCTCTCCACTTGTCTTTTACTCGACCTTTTCTACGTGCCAATTATTATCGACCTTTGAACCCAAAATATAAGGGTATGTCACTAGATCTCTTTCTGATTTCCCATGTAACTCTGCAAAACATAAGGAATTTTGATGTGTCCATCTTTTGTTTGGAAATTCTCCATAATTGCTACCAAAATTCTAGTTGTGGCAATTAGAGTGCTATTTAGCGTGTGCAAGTATTGCGTGTCTTCATTTGTTTTATCTCTAAATCTTATTTTCAATCTTCTTGCTTGATAATCCAAACAGTTTGAGCAAGATACGATCTCTCTATAGGCATTTTGTCCTGCCATCCACGCTTCAATATCGTATGTTTTTGCTGAAACTTTTCCCATGTCTCCAGTTGACAGCAGCATTACTCTGTATGGGATTTCCAAGCTTTGATAAAATTCTTCAGCAACTGATATCATTTTTTCATGTTCATTCCAAGAGTCTTCAGGTCTTGAAAAGACAAATTGTTCAATTTTATCAAATTGATGTACTCTGAAAATTCCCTTCTGATCTCTGCCATGCGCTCCAGCTTCTTTTCTAAAACATGGGCTGATTCCTGCATATCTTAAAGGTAAATCTTTTCCTTCTATGATTTCTTTTGAATGCATTGCCGCCATTGCATGTTCTGATGTTCCAATCATGTAAAGATCCTCATCTTCAACTTTGTAAATTACTTCTTCAAAATCATCTGCAATTACTGCTCCCTCCATTGATTCCCGATTAATCATATATGGTGGTTGAACAAGCGAATATTCTTTTTTTGCAAGAAAATTTAGTCCATAGTGAATTAATGACTGATTGAGTCTTACAAGATCATTTTTTAGATAATAGAATCTAGCTCCTGCTACTTTAGCTGCCCTTTCAAGATCAACCAAATCTAAATTTTCAGAAATATCTATATGATCATTTATTTTAAAATTAAAATTTGGTATCTTTCCCCATTTTCTAATTTCTATATTGGAACTTTCATCTATGCCTACGGGAACTGATTTATCGACAAGATTTGGAATAGTTAGTGCTAATTTTGAATAGTATTTTTCAATACTTTCTTGTTCTGATTCTAATTCAGAAAGTTTAGCTGAAACATTTTTCATTTCTTTTAAAATTCCTGATGCATCTTCTCCTTTCTTCTTTTTTAGTGAAATCTCCAATGCTACTTGATTTTTCTTTTTTCTCAATTCATCTGTTTTAAGAATAAATTCCCGCCTTTTTTGATCAGATTTTATCAATCCGTTCAAATCAAATTCTACTGATCTTGCTTTGAGCATATCTTGAATAATTTGAGGATTTTCTTTGATTAATTTTGGATCTAACATTATTCTATCACCTTTAATGATACTTGTATATGCTCAACTACTTCATCAATTGTCCCAATAAGTTGTTTCATATTCTTCTTACTTTCAAAATTAAAAACTAGTTTGTTATCAATATTTTCAACATAAAGACTCAATCCTTCTGGAAAATTTACATTATCTGGTTCTAGTGCTTTTTTGATAGTTTCAGCCTTTTCTTTAGATATGTTATTGAGTACTACTTTTACTTGGCATGTTAACGACATTTACTTCTAAATAATTGAGAAATTCGTCCAATTTGTCTTTAGTTATTTTTGCGCCTGCTGCTGCATTATGTCCTCCACCAATACCGTCAAATTTCTCAGCACCTGTTCTCATTATTTCGCTGAGGTTGATATCTGAATTACAACTAAAAGATTTTCTTGATGAGAACTTTATTGTATTTTCTTCTCCCTTTGTTCTCAAAATTA comes from Nitrosopumilus sp. and encodes:
- a CDS encoding RNA-binding domain-containing protein, with protein sequence MIDKIEVTVDVIVHATEDISKIFQAFELLNLKKEDFTIQETTGYFENPIIMLNAKIVKKEAENFIRKLLGLLSHQQINELIEEIEERTVDSRFHMRLDKQELIKGNVVIREKDTVKIKIHTPIYNKKETVKTFTEIFQIAT
- a CDS encoding 30S ribosomal protein S3ae, producing MARRKGRVKDKWREKRWITVNAPDSFNNVPIAYVPITDDENASGRVLEVTLYDILKGDPSQHQYKIYFQIDKVDGDKATTIFKRFEYSKEFLRSLVRRGSSKINFIIDIKTKDGYIFRIKVIALTHRQLNTSRKHALRLIARDVINKTVPEMTIEQFVQATCYSKINSDIMAAFKKVIRVRHVGLEKVKLIRTADKETVLLEA
- the serS gene encoding serine--tRNA ligase, which produces MLDPKLIKENPQIIQDMLKARSVEFDLNGLIKSDQKRREFILKTDELRKKKNQVALEISLKKKKGEDASGILKEMKNVSAKLSELESEQESIEKYYSKLALTIPNLVDKSVPVGIDESSNIEIRKWGKIPNFNFKINDHIDISENLDLVDLERAAKVAGARFYYLKNDLVRLNQSLIHYGLNFLAKKEYSLVQPPYMINRESMEGAVIADDFEEVIYKVEDEDLYMIGTSEHAMAAMHSKEIIEGKDLPLRYAGISPCFRKEAGAHGRDQKGIFRVHQFDKIEQFVFSRPEDSWNEHEKMISVAEEFYQSLEIPYRVMLLSTGDMGKVSAKTYDIEAWMAGQNAYREIVSCSNCLDYQARRLKIRFRDKTNEDTQYLHTLNSTLIATTRILVAIMENFQTKDGHIKIPYVLQSYMGNQKEI
- a CDS encoding KEOPS complex subunit Pcc1 — protein: MSLTCQVKVVLNNISKEKAETIKKALEPDNVNFPEGLSLYVENIDNKLVFNFESKKNMKQLIGTIDEVVEHIQVSLKVIE